ggctttgtcaaaggcagattatgccttacgagtctgattgaattttttgagaatgtgactaaacacattgatgaaggaagagcagtagatgtagtatatatggacttcagcaaggcacttgataaggtgccccatgcaaggcttgagaaagtgagggggcatgggatccaaggggacattgctttgtggatccagaactggcttgcccacagaaggcaaagagtggttatcgatgggtcatattctgcatggaggttggtcaccagttgagtgccccagggatctgtcctgggacccttactctttgtgattttgaggaagtggagggatgggttggtatgtttactgatgacacaaaggttggaggtgttgtggatagtgtggagggatgtcagaagttgcagcgagacattgataggatgcaagactgggcggagaagtggcagatggagttcaacccagataaatgtgaggaggttcattttggcaggtcaaataggatggcggaatataatcttaatggtaggactcttggcagagtggaagatcagaaggatcttggggtccgagttcataggacgctcaaagcagctgtgcaggttgaggctgtggttaagaaggcgtatggtgtactggccttcatcaatcgaggaattgagtttaggagtcgtgagataatgttgcagctatataagaccctggtcagaccacacttggagtactgtgctcagttctggtcgcctcattacaggaaggatgtggaagccatagaaagggtgcagaggagatttacaaggatgttgcctgggttggggagcatgccttatgaggataggttgagtgagctcggccttttctccttggagagacgaaggatgaggggtgacctaatagaggtgtataagatgttgagaggtattgatcgagtggacagtcagaggctttttcccagggctgaaatggttgccacaagaggacacaggtttaaggtgctggggggtaggtacagaggagttgtcaggggtaggtttttcacccagagggtggtgggtgcgtggaatgggctgccagcaatggtggtggaggcggattcgatagggtcttttaagagacttttagataagtacatggaacttagtaagatagagggttataggtaagcctagtaatcgctaaggtagggacatgttccgcacaactttgtgggctgaagggcctgtattgtgctgtagtttttctatgtttctatgtagcatttctgcatcctcctcacagctcaccctcccacccaactttgtatatctgcaaatttgaagataaaacattcagttccctcttccaaatcattaatatatactgtgAACAGTCGGGATCCCATCCCTTACCACACCtttcaataacttgcccaccatcgacgtcaaacttactggcctataatttcccggatttcttttggaaccttttttaaacaacagaacaacatgagccaccctccaatcatccggcacctcccccgtgaatactgacattttaaatatgtctgccagggcccctgcaagttcaacactagcttccctcaaggtccgtgggaataccctgtccggtcctggggatttatccactctgatttgcctcaagacagcgagcacctcctcccctttaatctgtaaaggttccatgacctccctacccgtTTTTCcccatttccgtagactccatgcccgtttcctcagtgaatacggatgcaaaaaaaccatttagtatctcccccatctcttttgttgtgagacttcttactgtgcaaaaccccagcccaacaccggcatctccacccccTGACTTTGTCTCTCCTAGACTTtgcctagtggcttttgctaccaaataaagctgtgggacttgaagctggtgttgtgggacttcttactgtgcccaccagcatctccacctcctgactttatctctcctccaggttaaagtctaacaatcTGGCAGACTTGaagctggtgttgtgggacttctgagTGTGCCCACCCCCAGCCCAACACCGGCATCCCCACCCCCTGACTTTGTGTCTCCTCCACATTGTCTCCCTCACTTCCGGGTGCAATGTTGCTTTGTGAATggcggcctgccattggctgccgATGATGTCATGGTGCCGGCCTGTCAATCACCGGGAGAAGCCCCAGGGCTTTCAGCCAAACCGGAGCCGCACATCGAGCGTGTCCGGCCGCCCCAGTGACGGTGAGTGAGCCCGGGGTGCTGCGGGCACAGCGATTGcaatgggaggaggggggtttaCATTGAAGCGCCTGCTCTGCTTGTGTCCCATTGGGATGTAGCGCTGGGTCGgtgccctgctgcagtgaatcatTTGTGTTGGATCACTCAGAGTGCTGGCTGCTCCTTCTCAGCGCCTCCTTCCTGCTGCAGTTGATCAGATgtgtctgtttttctctctgttttctgcTAGCTGGACCCTCCAATGCCTCCTTCTCCCTTGGATGAACGTCTGCTGGTTCAGGTGCTGCAAAGGCCCCGCACCCTGGCACTGCATCTGAACAAGGCACCCTCTGTGCAGAAGCTGCAGAGCCCTGGCGTCAAGGAGCTAAGACTGACCTCTGCTCTGGGGCTGGAGAAGGCTCAAGCACTTGCTGCTGGCAGGGCCGAGGGTCAGGGATTTGCCCAGCCGGCTGACAGCCACACTCTGGACATCAGGGTGACCGCCAGAAGCCCCCAACACGTCCCGGACCACCCAAGACTCTCCTTCAGACCTCAGAGGAAGCCCCCCTTGGTCCAGCAGCAGCCCGCCCTCGGCCAGCGGGGCTGCCCACCGCCGTCGCAGAGAGGGGACCGCAGGGGGACCGTGCCCCGGGACCGCTCCTGCCTCCCCAGTCCCGTGGCCACCTGCCTGGGCATCATGCACCCTCTGAAGTGCGGCTGCAGGGGCTGCTGGAGGCTGATGAGACGCGAGGAGTCCAGCGCCACCTCCTGCGTCTCCTGTAAGCCCAGCCTGAGGGCCCTGGGGTGCGTGCCGGCCCTCAGGCGGGTGAGCTGCTTCCCGGCCCTGCGTTCCATCAGCTGCATCACCTGCGACCCGTCCATGAAGTCCGTCGGCTCCACCTGCAGCTTCTGCAGCAGTGACCCCATCGTGACCTACGATCCCAGGGGCTCCAAGGCCAGCGGCGACGACGATGACTACAACGTCCGCACCATCTGGCCGGAGGAGCTGGCCAGGAAGATGACCCAGTCAAAGGTCCACCAGCAATCCGCCATCATCCTGGACTGCCGTCACCTGGTGGAGTACACCAAGAGCCAGCTACAGGGCGCCATGAACCTCAGCTGGTCGGAGAGTTCGGGCAGGAACCGGGCCGAACACAGCAAGCTGACGGTCTTTGACCTCCTCTCCAGCAGGGAATCCAAGCCGCCCTTCCAACCAATCTGGCCACAGGAACCGAGCGGCTCAGAGCCAAGAaccaaaactcccagcaaagcagCCAATCCCCAGTCGCTTCACCTCATCCTGAATTCACTCAGCAGGGAGGGCAAGGACTCGCTACGTTTGCAAGGTACGGCTACACCCGTTGGCCATTCTGGTGGATCTTGATTCTTTTCCAACCATAGTGCGTCTGTTGCAATATTCCGCACGCCgtgagaggggatcccatagaaatttataaaattctaacagggacttgatggtttgagttataaggagaggctggatagactgtaacttttttctctggagcgtaggaggctgaggggtgatcttatagaggtctataaaataatgaggggcacagatcagctagatagtcaatatcttttcccaaaggtaggggagtctaaaactagagggcataggtttaaggtgagaggggagagatacaaaaaggtccagaggggcaattttttcacacagagggtggtgagtgtctggaacaagctgccagaggtagtagtagaggcaggtacaattttgtcttgtaaAAAGCATATAGATagttacaagggtaagatgggtatagagggatatgggccaaatgcaggcaattgggattagcttaggggttttaaaaaaaagggcagcatggacaagttgggccgaagggcctgtttccctgctgtaaacctctatgactctgaaggttaggcagggtagattcagaaagaatgttcccgatggtgggggagtccagaactggagaGTCATacctctcgcttccttctctatgaacggtatgctttgtctgtatagcgcacaaggaacaatacttttcacttcctgatttaatctgagtttgtttacttggtttggtttgacctaaaaagaggacaatacttttcactgtatcccaatacatgtgacaataataaatcaaatcaaatcatagtttgaggataaggggtaaaccttttagaactgaggtgaggagaaatttcttcacccagagggtggtgaatgtgtggaattcactcccacagaaagtagttgaggccaaaacgttgtgtgatttcaagaagaaattagatatcgctcttggggctaaagggatcgaaggatatgggggggaagggggaatcaggatattgaatttgatgatcagccgtgaattcataatgaatggcggggcaggatcgaagggccgaatggcctcctcctgcttctagtttcgatgtttctatgaggAAACCCTCAGCACCATCATGGGGAAGCCCTGGGTTGTGGGCGAGGTAGAATGTAACCACCCGAGTCCCTGTCACCCCCCTGAAATTCCCAGCAAATAGAGCCATGACATTTCAAACTCCAGCCGGGGTCTCGGGCAGTCACAGCACGGATCCACACACTGGGTCTATTTGCTCAATTCTCATCTCATCAGTCACTAACGACACTACCATCAGGGATTGGATAATGAGCAAAGAAATTGCCAACCGCGCCCTCACTCTGTTGTTAATCCCTTGTGAGGATTCGCTTTGCCGTCTTGTGTCtgctcttccctctctctgtcggaGATCGCTGCTGAGCTTCTGCTGCTCGCAAATTGGTGACAGTGAGGTCCAGTGCCACACTGACCATGAAGGTCCGGTGTCCAGTTCCCAGTGTGTTCCGGTGCCCAGTTCCCGGTGTGTGCCAGTGTCCAGTTcccagtgtgtgccagtgtccagttcccagtgtgtgccagtgtccaGTTCCCAGTGTGTGCCTGTGCCCAGTTcccagtgtgtgccagtgtccaGTTCCCAGTGTGTGCCTGTGCCCAGTTcccagtgtgtgccagtgtccaATTCCCGGTTTGTGCCGGGGTCCAGTTCCCAGTGTGTGCCAGTGCCCAGTTCCCGGTGTGTGCCAGTGCCCAGTTCTCGGTGTGTGCCAGTGTCCAGTTCCCAGTGTGTGCCAGTGCCCAGTTCCCGGTGTGTGCCGGGGCCCAGTTCCCGGTGTGTGCCAGTGCCCAGTTCCCGGTGTATACCGGTGTCCAGTTCCCGGTGTGTGCCAGTGCCCAGTTCCCGGTGTATACCGGGGTCCAGTTCCCGGTGTATACCGGTGTCCAGTTCCCGGTGTGTGCCAGTGCCCAGTTCCCGGTGTATACCGGGGTCCAGTTCCCGGTGTGTGCCAGTGTCCAGTTCCCGGTGTGTGCCGGGGCCCAGTTcccagtgtgtgccagtgtccagttcccagtgtgtgccagtgtccaGTTCCCGGTGTGTGCCTGTGCCCAGTTCCCGGTGTGCACCAGCGTTCAGTGTCCAGTTCCCAGTCTATACCAGTGTCCGGTTCCAGTGTCCAGTTCCCGGTGTGTGCCAGTGTCCAGTTCCCGGTGTGTGCCAGTGTCCAGTTCCCGGTGTGTGCCAGTGTCCAGTTCCCGGTGTGTGCCAGTGTCCAGTTCCCGGTGTGTGCCAGTGTCCAGTTCCCGGTGTGCGCCAGGGTTCAGTGTCCAGTTCCCAGTCTATACCAGTGTCCAGTTcccagtgtgtgccagtgtccaGTTCCCGGTGTGTGCCGGGGCCCAGTTCCCGGTGTGTGCCGGTGCCCAGTTCCCGGTGTGTACCGGGGCCCAGTTCCCGGTGTGTACCGGGGTCCAGTTCCCGGTGTGTGCCAGTGTCCAGTTCCCGGTGTGTGCCGGGGTCCAGTTCCCGGTGTGTGCCGGGGTCCAGTTCCCGGTGTGTGCC
This Mustelus asterias unplaced genomic scaffold, sMusAst1.hap1.1 HAP1_SCAFFOLD_993, whole genome shotgun sequence DNA region includes the following protein-coding sequences:
- the LOC144487731 gene encoding dual specificity protein phosphatase 10-like yields the protein MPPSPLDERLLVQVLQRPRTLALHLNKAPSVQKLQSPGVKELRLTSALGLEKAQALAAGRAEGQGFAQPADSHTLDIRVTARSPQHVPDHPRLSFRPQRKPPLVQQQPALGQRGCPPPSQRGDRRGTVPRDRSCLPSPVATCLGIMHPLKCGCRGCWRLMRREESSATSCVSCKPSLRALGCVPALRRVSCFPALRSISCITCDPSMKSVGSTCSFCSSDPIVTYDPRGSKASGDDDDYNVRTIWPEELARKMTQSKVHQQSAIILDCRHLVEYTKSQLQGAMNLSWSESSGRNRAEHSKLTVFDLLSSRESKPPFQPIWPQEPSGSEPRTKTPSKAANPQSLHLILNSLSREGKDSLRLQDDEGEGNPSVPSSESVRAADQLEDTCGDPQAVPPLTPDIENAELSPILPFLYLGNERDAQDLAKMRQLNVGYVINVTTHLPLYHAQVGGVRYKRLPATDNSKQNLRQYFEEAFEFIEEAHQSGEGVLIHCQAGVSRSATLVIAYLMKHTLMTMSDAYKYVKGKRPIISPNLNFMGQLLEFEMDLNKGLTPRILTPKLSGLETEV